Proteins encoded together in one Lathyrus oleraceus cultivar Zhongwan6 chromosome 5, CAAS_Psat_ZW6_1.0, whole genome shotgun sequence window:
- the LOC127080548 gene encoding uncharacterized protein LOC127080548, producing MRSLHDQEFAKFLIHIGDGVEPTKPDDMVRLPLHIAIAWECEHYIQVLIQHIFPNLELHGWDASYMVQRAILTPTNDDVQKLNDMIIDEFPEEEHNLLSFDDVEGDNHNLYQQEILNSIAQGSNARKRAFLPKIKIKTSASDGLPFVLSRKQFAVRLSFAITINKSQGQTIPNVRIYLPRHVFSHRQLYVALSRGVSQTTTRVLTREGKLKGEDAKLEHDEIFQLYINGVIVILTILRQ from the exons ATGCGATCATTGCATGATCAAGAGTTTGCAAAATTTCTTATTCACATTGGTGATGGTGTTGAACCTACCAAACCAGATGACATGGTGAGGTTACCTTTACATATTGCAATCGCATGGGAATGTGAACATTACATACAAGTACTTATCCAACATATTTTTCCTAATTTAGAATTGCATGGTTGGGATGCCTCATATATGGTACAAAGGGCTATTTTGACACCAACAAATGATGATGTCCAGAAATTGAATGATATGATTATCGATGAGTTTCCAGAAGAAGAACATAATTTGTTATCGTTTGACGATGTTGAAGGAGATAATCATAATTTATACCAACAAGAAATCTTAAACTCAATTGCACAAG GAAGCAACGCAAGAAAACGTGCTTTTTTGcccaaaattaaaataaaaacatctGCAAGTGATGGACTgccttttgtccttagtagaAAGCAGTTTGCTGTGCGACTAAGTTTTGCAATTACAATAAATAAATCACAAGGACAAACCATTCCAAATGTTCGAATATATCTTCCACGACATGTTTTTAGTCATAGACAGTTATATGTGGCTTTATCCAGGGGTGTTTCACAGACTACAACAAGAGTTTTAACTAGGGAAGGAAAATTGAAAGGAGAAGATG CCAAACTAGAACACGATGAAATCTTTCAATTAT ATATAAATGGGGTGATAGTTATTCTCACTATTCTTAGGCAATAA